Proteins from a genomic interval of Arvicola amphibius chromosome 10, mArvAmp1.2, whole genome shotgun sequence:
- the Arpc1b gene encoding actin-related protein 2/3 complex subunit 1B codes for MAYHSFLVEPISCHAWNKDRTQIAICPNNHEVHIYEKSGAKWNKVHELKEHNGQVTGIDWAPESNRIVTCGTDRNAYVWTLKGRTWKPTLVILRINRAARCVRWAPNENKFAVGSGSRVISICYFEQENDWWVCKHIKKPIRSTVLSLDWHPNNVLLAAGSCDFKCRIFSAYIKEVEERPAPTPWGSKMPFGELMFESSSSCGWVHGVCFSASGSRVAWVSHDSTVCLADADKKMAVATLASETLPLLAITFITENSLVAAGHDCFPVLFTYDSAAGTLSFGGRLDVPKQSSQRGLTARERFQNLDKKASSEGGAATGAGLDSLHKNSVSQISVLSGGKAKCSQFCTTGMDGGMSIWDVKSLESALKDLKIK; via the exons ATGGCCTACCACAGCTTCCTGGTGGAGCCCATCAGCTGCCATGCCTGGAACAAGGACCGTACAC AGATCGCCATCTGCCCCAACAACCATGAGGTACACATCTATGAGAAGAGTGGTGCCAAGTGGAACAAGGTTCACGAGCTTAAGGAGCACAACGGGCAGGTGACAG GTATCGACTGGGCCCCTGAGAGTAACCGTATTGTGACCTGTGGCACAGACCGCAATGCCTATGTGTGGACACTGAAGGGCCGCACGTGGAAACCCACACTGGTCATCCTGCGGATCAACCGAGCTGCTCGCTGTGTGCGCTGGGCCCCCAATGAGAACAAGTTCGCGGTGGGCAGTGGGTCCCGTGTCATCTCCATCTGTTACTTTGAGCAGGAAAATGACTG GTGGGTGTGCAAGCACATCAAAAAACCCATCCGTTCCACCGTCCTCAGCCTTGACTGGCACCCCAACAATgtgctcctggctgccggctCCTGTGACTTCAAGTGCAG GATCTTCTCTGCCTATATCAAGGAGGTAGAGGAGCGGCCAGCCCCAACACCATGGGGCTCTAAGATGCCCTTTGGGGAGCTGATGTTTGAGTCGAGCAGCAGTTGTGGTTGGGTGCATGGCGTCTGCTTCTCGGCCAGTGGGAGCCGTGTGGCTTGGGTCAGCCATGACAGCACTGTGTGTCTGGCAGACGCTGACAAGAAGATGGC TGTCGCAACCCTGGCCTCAGAAACCTTGCCACTCCTGGCCATCACCTTCATCACAGAAAATAGTCTAGTGGCAGCG GGCCACGACTGCTTTCCTGTGCTGTTTACCTATGACAGTGCTGCGGGGACATTGAGCTTTGGTGGTCGGCTGGACGTGCCCAAGCAGAGCTCCCAGCGTGGCCTGACAGCCCGCGAACGCTTCCAGAATCTGGACAAGAAGGCCAGCTCTGAGGGTGGTGCAGCCACGGGCGCTGGCCTAGACTCACTGCACAAGAACAGTGTCAG TCAAATCTCGGTGCTCAGTGGAGGCAAGGCCAAATGCTCGCAGTTCTGCACCACAGGCATGGATGGTGGCATGAGCATCTGGGATGTGAAG